A single genomic interval of Bacteroidota bacterium harbors:
- a CDS encoding S9 family peptidase, which produces MKKYFLLSLYLVLGTSYSFSQTITPEIISDIRNVSEVAISPSGKDIAYILRVPGEDASGMQKGVLMIVPKAGGSSKTILEKKYNPSSISWSTDGKKIFYIAKDTVSKTNQLYSAEFAETVNIKKITSAENSVSHYAFSPDGQSLALIYTDAQNDQEKADEKKKKDWEIKDDNLKYDRLYVTDAEASAKPKEISDKVLNVTSFIWSPDGKTIFFEASDKTSIDWTYMYQKIYKVNAEGGTPQVVCETEGKLGNLSVSPDGKNLAFCGAVDISDPLPQSVFVVPDSGGEAKNFTPNYEGSVVEVKWISNTSLLALTVEGCYSALKKIDLKGKMTSVYGKGAIIRAMSLNVKTGVMAFSASTPQNPYEVYSGSTSGGLKKLTDSNPDLKGIKLTKQEVVSWNGADGWKIEGILTYPKDYKAGTKYPLLLQIHGGPEGVSANGWNTRSVYPVQWYAANGYFVLEPNYRGSQGRGVNFAKGDHKDMGGKEMDDVLAGIDFLVAKGMVDNDKIGTGGFSYGGYLSAWASTKHSARFKASVMGAGISNWISFSGTTEIIHENSLVHWDLWWNDNMELVWDRSPLAHINDAKTPMLIVHGGADTRVPITQSEEMYNALKLKKVHTQMIVYKRQPHGILEREAQIDFMNRTLEWFKDHIK; this is translated from the coding sequence ATGAAAAAATACTTTTTACTCTCATTGTACTTAGTACTTGGTACCTCGTACTCCTTCTCTCAAACCATTACACCCGAAATTATCTCTGACATCCGCAACGTATCGGAGGTTGCCATATCTCCTAGCGGAAAAGACATTGCGTATATTCTTCGTGTGCCGGGAGAAGACGCCTCAGGAATGCAAAAAGGAGTTTTGATGATTGTGCCCAAAGCTGGAGGTTCATCTAAAACAATTTTGGAAAAAAAGTACAATCCTTCATCTATCTCATGGAGCACAGACGGGAAAAAAATCTTCTACATCGCAAAAGATACTGTATCAAAAACGAATCAATTGTATTCAGCTGAATTTGCAGAAACGGTCAACATAAAGAAAATCACATCTGCTGAAAATTCCGTGTCGCATTATGCGTTTTCTCCTGATGGACAATCACTCGCTCTCATTTATACGGATGCTCAAAATGACCAGGAGAAAGCAGATGAGAAAAAGAAAAAAGACTGGGAAATAAAAGACGATAACTTGAAATATGACCGCCTCTATGTCACCGATGCTGAGGCAAGCGCAAAGCCAAAAGAAATTTCAGATAAAGTCCTGAACGTAACAAGTTTTATCTGGTCGCCCGATGGGAAAACAATTTTCTTTGAAGCGTCTGATAAAACCAGCATTGACTGGACATACATGTATCAAAAGATTTATAAAGTGAATGCTGAAGGCGGAACTCCGCAAGTGGTTTGCGAGACCGAAGGCAAACTCGGAAATCTTTCAGTTTCTCCCGATGGAAAAAATCTTGCGTTCTGTGGTGCGGTGGATATTTCTGACCCGCTTCCGCAAAGCGTATTTGTCGTTCCTGATTCTGGCGGTGAAGCAAAAAATTTCACACCGAATTATGAAGGTTCAGTTGTGGAAGTGAAATGGATAAGCAATACGTCTCTTCTCGCACTCACGGTGGAAGGATGTTATTCCGCGCTCAAAAAAATTGATTTGAAAGGAAAAATGACTTCTGTCTATGGAAAAGGCGCCATCATCCGCGCGATGAGTCTGAATGTGAAGACAGGAGTCATGGCTTTTTCCGCAAGCACTCCGCAAAATCCGTATGAAGTTTATTCCGGTAGCACTTCAGGAGGTTTGAAAAAACTAACCGACAGCAACCCTGATTTGAAAGGAATAAAACTCACCAAGCAAGAAGTCGTTTCGTGGAATGGAGCGGATGGCTGGAAGATAGAAGGCATTCTCACCTATCCGAAAGATTACAAAGCAGGAACAAAATATCCTCTGCTCTTGCAGATTCATGGTGGACCCGAGGGAGTTTCCGCCAATGGATGGAACACACGCTCGGTGTATCCCGTGCAGTGGTATGCTGCCAACGGATATTTTGTGCTCGAGCCAAATTACAGAGGAAGTCAGGGCAGGGGTGTAAATTTTGCAAAAGGTGACCATAAAGATATGGGTGGAAAAGAAATGGACGATGTGCTTGCCGGAATTGATTTTCTCGTAGCCAAAGGAATGGTGGATAACGATAAAATTGGCACAGGCGGATTTTCTTACGGAGGATATTTATCCGCGTGGGCTTCCACAAAACACAGCGCGCGTTTCAAAGCGTCTGTGATGGGCGCGGGAATTTCCAACTGGATTTCTTTCAGCGGAACCACTGAGATCATTCACGAAAATTCTCTCGTGCATTGGGATTTATGGTGGAACGACAACATGGAACTCGTGTGGGATCGCTCACCGCTTGCGCACATCAATGACGCAAAAACTCCCATGCTCATCGTGCATGGCGGAGCCGACACGCGCGTGCCTATCACGCAAAGCGAAGAAATGTACAACGCCCTCAAACTGAAAAAAGTTCACACGCAAATGATAGTGTACAAGCGCCAGCCACACGGAATTTTAGAACGCGAAGCTCAAATAGATTTCATGAACCGCACACTCGAATGGTTCAAGGATCATATTAAATGA